In Calonectris borealis chromosome 8, bCalBor7.hap1.2, whole genome shotgun sequence, the genomic stretch TGGCAGGAGGAAACCAGAACTGCTGAGCAGCTCCAGCGCAACCCAAgctctctctcccctgcttgGAAACACACCAGTTTTCCTCCTTCTATCCCAGCAAGAAGCCCAAAGCTGCCAGAGCAGGAGACGAGGGCTGCGGCACGGCTTGGGGAACGGCAGCAATGGGGAAGGCGGGAGCTCTGAAGAGCGTGAAGCACAGGTGGAAATCATGGGAGGATCATGAGGTTTTGGGGAGTACAAGGTCttttggggacagggacagacgtAACTAGCCCGGTGTCTCCTTGGCACTCTGTTTTTTCTTGAAGGGAAGCCCCCCGTGCTCAGCACAAGCCCATTTGGCAGGGACTCCCTGAAACCTGCTCGTGTGGGAAACAAGCCATCCAAAGTGCAGCAAGGAAGGGCCGGCAAACACAAGCCCTAAAGCTGCCGCCTATTGCACCACACCTGGCAAGCTGCGGCTTCCCAGGCGTGGGGCTGGCCGGAGCAGGAGGCAGCTTTCTCACCCCGCAAACTGCAGAAACCGGTTTTACGTGTGCCACAGCCTTCCCACCCCACACTCATGAGTAACGCTGCTGCGATTGCAAAAGTGAGGTATCCAGTTCACATGCTGAGGAGGCATATCTGCAAATGGTTTTTGTGCCTGTTCCCTCAGTGAACCAGCGCTACCTTTCCTAGGGATGCTGGACCGCAGCCACATTCAGAAAGCACAGGCAGGGACATGCACTTCAGTCAAGAGGGCAAAGATTTGGGGGATTACGCCCAGCCAAGCCTCTGCAAAATCAATCGTCATGCCTGCCTGTCCCATGGGAGCAACGCGGGGACATCCCCCACGCAGAGTGCTGCGCAGAGGCCGTTCAGCCATCTGTATATAGCAACATCCCCTAGCACTGCATGGGCACCCTTCCTCTCCTGCCAGCTTTTCTAATCCCGGGGCCATCTGCAGCTGAAAGAGGCTACTAAGGAGCCCAGAGATGTGAGAGGGGGGAGTGAGGGAACAGGGGGTCCTCACCCTGGGATGGACAGAAGCCAAAGGGCTGTTCTCGCCCcgcagaagggaggaggaaggaagcggTGCCTGTTCGTTCCCGCCGCAGGAAGGGTAGCGGGAGCAGCGCAGACTGACTGTCgctctccccttcttcctcccccaccggGTGGGAACACAGCCCGAGCGAGCCGCTCCTGCCCTGGCAGGGACCACGGCCCGGCAGCCAGGACAGGGCAGGACGTGCCTGCCAGTGCCGAGAAGCCGGCACGTAGGAAAGGCGGCGGCGAAGGGGTGAGAGGGACAGGGGCCTCCGAGCGCTTAAGGGCTGCCCGGGGCCCAGCGGGCCGGAGGTTCCCCGGGCCTGGAAAAAGCCTTCAGGAAGAGGCGGGACGGTCTCGCTTCCCCGCAGCGCACCCCTCCCGggggccgctccccgcccggcggcgggctggggggcacccgccgcccccccggcagcccccgcctgCCGGCGGTCCCGCCGAGGCGGCGCCGCTCCCTCAGCCCAGCCGCCATGGCGGCGCGCGACTCAGGCGGCGAGTGCGACGTCACCCGAGCCCGCCCCTCACCACCGCCGCCGTgcgcaggcggggcggggcgaaGGGGAGGGGCGtggtggcggggggcggggcgggcggcgcgcggcggtcggggcgcgcggcggcggcggcgggggcagcgccaTGTCGATGGAGGACCCCTTCTTCGTGGTGAAGGGGTGAGCGCCCACCCTCGGGAGAAACCCCGCGCCGTGGGGACtgtgggggggccggggagggggccgggggcgtCCCCGAGGGTAGGGGGGCTGGGCACGGCCGCCCCGCAGCAGGGGaggcccggggggcggggggtgcgcgGCGGTCGGGGGTCTCTGGAGGCGACCGGAGCGGGGGAAAATGGCGCCTATGTCCCTCGCCTTCTGCggctgggggctgtggggcggccccgggcccggcccgggccccgttGGGGTGCCCGGCGTCGACGACCGGGCACGGAAGGCCGCGGGGCGAGGCGCTGTGCCGGGCAGGTGTCGGGCCGCGCCCGGGCCTCCCCGCACGAAGCGCTCCCCGCTCTGCGGGGCCAAGGAAACCCTCGGAGCGAGCTTTGTGGGTGCAGCCCCGGGTACAGGGGCGGGCGGGGAAGCGGGAGGTGCAGCGCTGCCTTGGCTGCAGGTGCGGCTACCGGCACGCTGGCCCAGCTTGGGGACAGCCTGCCCGACTGTCCCCGCCGTCGGAGCGAGGTGGCGGTGGCTTGGGAAATGTcgccctgcagcaggcagagcagggctggctggctggctcaAGAGGCCAGGGCCGTGGTGTCCAGGcggaaagatggagaggagcagggaccAAGCTGGGGAAGAAATTGCAGCATGGACGGTGGCCATGAGAGGAAGCAAGCAGAGAAGAGGCCtgaacaaaggcaaatgcaaaccAAAGGTGGTtgaggcaggaggaaaggaaaactgtAATTAATACAGTGAAAGCACCTCAGTCTCTAAAAAACACCCTGGGATCAGCTTCAGCTTCTGCTGTGGGCCGGTTGCCTGCCCCGCAGCGCAGTGAAACAGCACTCGGGAGCAACGGAGGTGTCGTACGGGAGCGGTGGGGAAAGCCGTGTGAGCGCAAGAGGTGTGGGAAGGGATGCCGGTGCAGCCAGGGAAAGTGAATCACTCTGCCAGGCTGAACTGgtgctaaggggaaaaaatacgAGTGGCCGTGGGTGGGGAGCAAACGTCCTGTCAAACTTTCCAGAGAGGTTCCCGTGCCGTGCGgggaagggctgggaggggagaggggacgtGCTGCCGCTCCCAGCGTTAATTATTAGCCGGCAAGTTGGGGTGGAAGGGGCTAGTGGAGGCCATCCACGTTGCGTTCAGTTTGCTTTCCTGGAGTTCGTAACGCCTCCCATCGGAGGacatccagctctgctttaaattCCTGCTTGTGGGTACTTCCCCAAGTATGCCCAgatgaaaaaaacaccaaaacttttGCTAGCAAGTAGTGGAGGGAACGGAGCTCGCCAGATCCTCAGTGCAGGCTGCTGACTTTAGGCACTAGATGTGGCAGACTTGGAGCTGTAGGTGTGCGGGAAGAGGAGGGACGCGTGTCAAGGTGCCGAGAGATTGCATCTCCAACAACAAAGTTGAGTACTTCAGGCCACAGTGTAACATAGAGAGCTGCAGTCCTGGCACCCCTGCAGGGCGTGTGCTCAGTTCTTCCGTCCTGGGCATCCCCCGCTGATAACCCGCTTTCCTTCACTGGGGATTGACACCTGCATCTTATGTGGATGCTGTGTGCAAGCTCTTGGGCTCATGGTGGCCACCTTTCACACCAGCAGAGACCTGGTCTTGTCTACATCCCTGTCACGGCTTCCCATGAACCTGGGGGAGCGGTTCACAGCTCCGGACCACAGAGTTTATAAATACAGATGACCACACTGATGGACCGTGACCCAAACCCAGACCCGCTTGCCCCAAACCATCAAAGCAACGTTCAGTACCATCAGCAAAGCTGCCTTCCCGTGCTGTGAATGCACTTGTCTCCAAAAAGCTTAGAGCAGCAGAAAAGACTTCTGTTCCCTAAGCCAGCATAGTAgagctgtgtatttttttaatgttaaattaaaataaacagtgctGCACTCAACAGTCTGCCTGGCTGTATTGTGGGGACAGTTCCTGTAATTCTGTGTGCCCTTGGGGTATCTTACCTAGGTAGTCAAGAGTCTTCAGAGGAAAGCTGTTGAGAGGAATGCGAAACATTAATTGCCAAAGAGCAGCCTTCTTCAGACACTCTGCCCTGGCTTGCCTGTGTGACAGGCAGAACCCTCCCCTAAAGAAATGGGTCCCTTCATTAATAGCTGACCTGTAAGTTGTTGTTGCTCAGCACTTTGTGCTGCAACAAGAGACGGGATTGTCCAGCAGGTAGGGCAaatctttattttacaaaagaaactaaaaatagttTGAAGGAAAGATGTTTGGGAGAAAGCTGTGCTTCCCTGCTCAGCTGGACACGGGGCTGTCCCGCTGCGACTGCTGCAGAACAACTGATGATAATCCCTTTGCTTCTCTTTAATCAcctggctgcagggaggtgcaGAAAGCCGTGAACACCGCCCAGGGGCTCTTCCAGAGGTGGACGGAGCTCTTGCAAGATCCCTCCATCGCCACAAGAGAAGAAATCGACTGGACCACTAATGAGCTCAGGAATAACCTGCGGAGCATTGAATGGGACCTGGAAGACTTGGATGAAACAATTAATATCCTTTCTGTGGTCCTTTGGAGGTAGGGGCATGCGGTTCCCGAGGTGTAGTAAATAGCCAGATACCAGTACTTGCCAGTGGTTACTTCTTGCAGAAATCAGGACTATTTGGGATTGAATTTTGCATTTACATCGGCTTTTCTCAAACTGCAAATGAGAAATTAAGGCAAATGTGTTCAGCAAAAggattttccttttgcctttttgttcTCCTTTGACAAGGTATATTCTAAGATGCTTTGTTCCAGAAAGCCTATTGTGTTATATGAATTTGGATTTCTCTGTAGTCAGTCATACTCTAGGCTGACTTCCAGAAATATTCCTTTTCCCTTGTGTTCATCTGAACACTCCTGAAAGCGCTGCGCAGCAGCAGAGAACCGaaaaaatgcaagagagaaaCCTCATGCTGGTGCATGTACTGCACAGTACGTTCCTGCCATGcctgttttttcctctggtgTTTTGTGCTGTGCTAATCAAATTTTGGGAAAAGACACAGCTCAATGGCCACTTGGTCGATCCCCGCTGCGGCACGCTCGGGGTTTGTGTATCTGTGTGCGTACCCCACACCGCTAACGGGGACTCCTTGACTCACTGCCTACGCATTGTTGAGGCAAACCCGCGGAAATTCAACCTCGATGCGACGGAGCTGGGTATCAGGAAAGCCTTCATCACGAGCACGCGGCAGGTGGTCAGGGTAAGGAACGTGGGCTTGGGGTGGGAGTGTGGGGAAGGCAGGGGGAGCGATCGGGTGGTTAAAAAGAAAGCTTGTGACCGTTTCCCTGCTGAACTGGAGAGCAGAGAATAAACCTGCTACCTGCGCTCTCTCaggcttcctcctcttccccgtgcgctccctcctgggctgcccagatgggtttgggggtgcaggtgcCCCATGGCATACCCTCCTTTTCTGCTGCTGCCCCTTTAAGTCTTCACATCTCTCTTGCAACAGCAAGCCTGGGACCCTGTAGTAACTGGGGAGGAAGAGTAAAGACCCCACTGCGATGCCGGGGAGGCTGGAGCCTCCCTTCAGAGTTGAAGGAAATTGTGACTGTCCTGTGCTTTTGTAGCGCTACTTTTCAAAAACAGAGTCCACTTTGAACACTGACAGATGGTTAAAGCCCAGCGTTATTGACGTGGTGACTTCAACTTCCTACCGCTACAAAATAGTCCAAACAGCcactagatttatttttaactcgaggaagattcttttttttttagtttaagctTACACTTCAGAAGCAAAAGGAGGATTTTAACAACTTGGTGGTAATAAATAGAGAAGAAACATCTTCTCAAAAGCTTCACTGCCTGGTAACAAGCTGCTAGTTAGGAAGTTTTCTCCCTGTTAATAGCTACACTGAGCGTAGCTTAGGTTCTGCTGCCCCTCATGACTCTGATGTTCCTGTTTCACGAAATGCATTGCTGTGGCTGGCAGCAAGCTTGTTACCCTACCTGCAGTCCTGTGGTCTGGATGCAGCTCCTAAGGCTTGCTGCCTGGGAACCGATCCCGAAACCGCGCTGGCTCCAGGTAGCAGGCATGTGCTCGCTGccttgccctcagtgtagtccaCCCCCAAACGGGCAGGATCAGGCAAGCCCGCTCTATGGTCCTCTTTTCCTGGCTGAAAACTGCTGGCTAATGGGTTTTGGAGCAGCGTCTCTTACTGTTAAATGAAATTCGTTAGTGGCATTATGCAGCTGACTTCCAGTTTCCATGGGGAAATTTGTGATGCACAGCAGCATGTGCATTAGCCGGTGAGAAGTAACCGAGTGGGATTTGGTGCTCTTAGGTGATGTGTTACGCGTCTCTGAACAGTAAACCATACCTAAATGTTCTGGTGACATCAGAAGCGTGCTGGTGGATCAACCTCTGCTAGATCGTATTGACTACTTGCTAATCTACCCTATAAAAACTAGACTACTTTACGTTGTGATGGGGAGCCTTCTGTGGCTAGTGATCCTCTACAGGAACTCAACAGCAGAACTTAATGTATAAAGAGAAAACGTAGTCAGAGAGGATGGCCACAGGATAGGAAATCTATCTCGTCCTATGCAATATAAAACCAGATGCAACGGGGAATAAAGTGTAGGGGGTTACAGGCTTCCAAGACCTTGAAGAACATGATTCTTCCTTACAGTCTATCAATGGGAACATTAGTTTAATAGTATACAAAACAAAGTGTTTCTGGTTGTAGTGGAGCAAAATGAGTAGCAAATaaggaatattttcaaaataccCCATTGCCGTTGATTCTAGTATTGATAAAACTATGAACTACGATGAAGCTTTCTACAATATGCTCCCAGACTCTTCAAAACCgtacattttcaaagaaaatctccCTTCCCTCACTCCCCCTAAAGAAGCCTCACTGGGTATAGACGGCCCTGTAGCACCCTGAAACTGCCTGTCACCTCAAATCCAATGCTCACATACTTCTTCTTTCGTTGAACAAACAGGACATGAAGGATCAGATGTCAAACTCCTCCATGCAAGCACtggctgaaagaaaaaacaggcaggTGAGAACCAGAAACGGGCAAGTTAAGTGAATGCAGTGGCTGTTTGGTACTTTAAGGAGTGAGGAGGATTTATCAGCTCTAGCAGCTGTTGTCTTAAGGTATGTGTTGGGTGATAGTTCCATTTTCACTTGCTCCGAGGCCCCGCATCCTAAGGTAGAGTGTATAGCATAAAAGTTGTAATTACAATCTATATTCTGTCTGTAGTTCATCCCCTTAAAAACCTTTGTTCTGGGAAGGGGCTTGCATGCTGCAGCAAAGCTGTGTGTTTGAACCATGTCTGTTTTGCTGACCTGAGAGAGCTGGTTCTCACAGGCGTGTTGCTGCCGCCCTCTTCCAAGCCTGTCTCTCAAAGCAGTAAGTCAGCACTCGCCATCTGTCTCCGTCTTCAGATCTGGTTGTGTACAACTGTCAGTGTTGCATCATCCCGCGGAAAGGGGAATCTCCCTCCTCCTCGGGGGGAACAGGCTCAGAATCCATGTCAGTGAATGTAATCCTGCGCTCTGCTTATTTAGGAGCCAAGATGCTGCAATATCCTTTCACACAGCTGCCTTGTAATAGTTAGTAAGAAGATGGAAGAAGCTCAAGGAGTCTCAGGTTGTCTGCACTTGTAATCTAAGGAATAGAAATAGATGCGGCTTGTGCTCCTCCCCAGCTGACGGGGAGGCTGTAAGGAGATCTCAGAGCTGACTTCCAGAGCTGCCTCAGTAGAAGTTGGTGTGTACTTCGTACAATTAACTCATCCGGCTGCATCAGTCTTACCGCTTGTGGCAAAAATGACAGACTGCAACAAGCGACTGAGAAGTACAGAGCTGATTCCTGAGCTTGTTACCGGGTTAATTGATGTGCTTGGCAAACACTTGAAGAAGCAAAGTCCCTTACACCCTTGCTCAAACAAGCCTGTAGCTGTCTCTGCgttttgctgctttcctttgTGCGAAGTTCCTGCTAGCTGCAGGAGACCATATGGCCCAGCTTGCGCCATGACATCTGGTCAGGAAAACTGACTTCCCCTTGCCgtcttcctctcctttccccagccccTCGCCTTCCCTCCAGACCGCGAAGCTTgcactgggctgggctgcagcggTTTTTCCAGCGTGCTTCTGTGTCTGAGAGGCTGGCTGGTGGTGACCTGACCCTCACAGGCTAAGGCTGGCAAACAGAGGCCTTTCTATTGAAGCTGCAGCAAAACTAACGCACCGCGTCAAATAAGTGGTAGCTGCGCTTGCCATTTACTGGAGAGAACCACGAGCTTGCTCAGTGTCTCGGGAGCAGACAAAGCCAGGTGTCCTGCCGGCTTCCTGCGCAGTCGATCTGTCCGCTTTCCTTGTCCCTCCTTGAACCTTGTAAGGCAGATGAACCATAGAGACTGTCTCTATGGTCTCTACTGCCGGAGCAGCCTGGTCATTGTCTTGCTGTTCTTCACAAATACTCGGTTGTCCCCTCCTGCCCACGAGCAGAAGCTGCGGGACAATCTCGTTATAAGTCGGCCTTGCCTCCATGCTGGCGGGCAGAGCTCCCTAACCCATTCGTAGTGCTGCAGGGTGCAGCTCCTCACCTGCGGGCCACGTTCATTCTCCAGCATCTGTTGGTCGTGTTATACCCCTTCCAGGGACCAGACTTACTCAGCTGGAAAGCCACATCTCTGCTGGCTTTGCACGAGCTTCTGTCTTCAGGTTGTAGAGCAGGTAGCAAGTGTAATCTTGTATGCTGGCAACCGAACGGTATGCCGGAGGAACAGGTAGCCTGAATCAAAGAACATGAGCATACAACACTGCTGTGGTTATATATCGCACTGTTTTACTGTTAGCTCAACTGGTTAAGTACTTTATCCAGACCATCTTAAGCCCTTGTCATTAGTAGCAAAGTGTTCAGTTTGAGCTATACATCTGTTAACACAATATATATCCGGATACTTTCCAGCTCACATGTCCTAGCACACAGTGCTGCCTCTGGAGCAGATCTTTGCTAGTCCTTTGTGCAGTGCAGACCTCCTGCTTACACAGTCTGTCGGTCGTACTCAGAGCTGTATCTGCAATATCGGGCTGCAGAGGCTTCCCAGGCTGGCATTTTGGCATTGTGGTGGTTTAGTTCGTGACAGCCCTCTGGCTGAGTAGCAATAGAGCGGGAGGAAAaggatgctctgtgtgtgtgtacaggagTATTGCCTCATCCGTCTTCCCGCTACACCCTGTAGATGGGCTGCGAGCAGACACAAGGGTGTTGCTAAGGGCTCTCTGCATCTGTTTAGGCGCTCCTGGGAGAAAGTGGGAGTCAGAGTTGGAGCTCTGGACCTGACAAATACAGCCGTCTGGACCGGGAGCTGCAATTAGCAAATTCACACTTCATCGAGGAGCAGCAAGCTCAACAACAGGTAAGGCAGCTGGCACCATGCGGACTAAATAGCTTTGCTTGCCAAATGGGTGCCGGGGGGATGAGGTACGAGCTGCGAGagccaaaaaaaatccagtcctTGGCTGGTCTGGATCTGGCCCTGACAGCCCTGCTCTTCGTTTGCAGCGTATACCTGTGCATGTGTTCCCTGTACAGCGCAGCTTTGGATGCATCTTGGAGCCAAGATTTTAACCATTGAGGTTTGGGTCTTCTGCTCTGTACAGAAAGCAAACAACATGATCTGGAAGCTGTAGCAAGCTAAGCTTTAATACTACGAGGATTGCCGAAATCCTTGGAAGAGTAGAAACATTGCAAACAGAAGAAACCCTGTTTTTCTTATGCAGCTTCCCCTGGTTAAAAAATGAGCTGATGTTTGCTGTTGTTTGTGTGCATCTTCATCAGAACAGGCTAGGAGCAGAAGCACGTGCCTGCTTCgcttccttttcctgcctttgtcaACATGAGATTCGTGAGAAAGCCTGTGCGAGGGCTTTGCGAGaaccccgccgccgggggagttCGTCTGGAGAAGTTCCCGGGCAGCGCGCAGACCCGCGTGCAGCAGCCCACCCAAACACGGGCCTTTAAACAGGCAGCTTCTTGGAGGCGGCAAACTCTGCTAAAGCTCCTGACCCATGACACCGCCCCGGCTTTCAGACAAGTTTTACCTAGTGACTCTAGGAAGATAAATAGATTCAGAAGTAGGTAACTAGGGTAAATCTAATCCTTAGCGTGACTGTGCCCTGAAAATGACTTAAAACATCAGCAGACCTATTCCTTTGGCACATTCGGAGCCAGGCTTGCTATTTTTAGCTGTAGAAACTGCAACAGCCTTTTACTCGCATTAACCCCTTGTTAGCTGCAGCATGTTCCAGGTTGCATTTCCCAGGCACAGCATCAGCGTGGCTCCCTGGTGCCcgctgctgcgggcaggggggCTTGTGGAGGTTTTGATGACGAACCCCTGTGGCTTTCAAGAGACGCCTTAGCAGTgggtgcagcagggaagggagggggcaTGGCTGAGCCGAGGCTGGATTTGCAGGGATGTCAGGAGACTGCAGCCTGCTGTGCCGCGGGGATGCCATACCAGGGAGGCTTTCCCGCTGCTGTCACTTCTCCAGCATTTCTTAGGAATACGGTCCTTATTCCTGGTGGCTTAGGCCCAAGCCCCGCAGCTGATGTTGGCCGAGCAGCGAGTGTCTGTCCGCTGGATCGGCTGGCTCTgacccagctgcaggaggcagcagaCCTGTAATTGCCCGTTTCCCTTCTCTTTGGCCCCAGTTGATCGTGGAGCAGCAAGATGAGCAGTTGGAGCTGGTCTCTGGCAGCATCGGGGTGCTGAAGAACATGTCCCAGCGCATTggcggggagctggaggagcaagcAGTGTAAGTGTGAGACACGGCGCCGAAAACCTGCTATGGGGCTGGCTGCAACAAAGCTGGAGGTCCTTGCACACATACCTCCGCCCCTGTTAGGGCCTTGAATTTACTAGTCCCTCAGGCAGCCTCTCCTAGCTGGCCTTTGATTTTAGGCAGTGGAAAGTATTTCTTACTGCAGCCTGCAAGGACCCAACCGCAGATTCGTTCGTTTGAAAGCCTGCACCTAGGGCAGGCTTAGCTGCCAGTttactttcccttctttctccttctttttaaaCACCCCCCCTAAGGCAGTTACGCTCCTTGGCTTCAGGCAGCCAGCAGTACCGAACAGATGAGGGAGGGAGGTGCTGTGTAATGGGGGAGACCGGGTGCTTTCCCACTCCACGAGGTTTTGTGCTGCCCCTGGATAACTGCTTGACCTGGGAGTTCTCAGCTCTGCCTTGCTGCTCTGAAACACGCAGCACAGAGCTACTATTCATAGCTAAAGTTAAAAATATCCCTCACCCACGCAAAGGGTTAAAGGGTAGCTCACAAAGTAATTTGCATCCACCCATTTACATATAAATTAGATTTCTTTCCCAGTGCAAGTCCTTTGCAAACAAGTGCATAAAGTTTCCAGTTATGCAGGCTAACAGCTACTACTTCCAGAGAGGCTTGAAGGGTTCATGCCTAAAAACTCTCCTCGGCTGATAGAGATTGGAGGGCTATGTCCCTTCTGAAGTGATGTCTTCTTTGATGGAGAGGAGGAACTTTAAACCCACCTCCTGTACGAAGTCTTGCAGCGTGAGAGTCTTCTGCTCTCACGGAAGCAGATTAGTGTGGTGTGTCCGTTTCCAGATCATCACGTAAGCCACCAGTGCTTGCTAGACAGTAGCGGATAACTACTGCAATGGGTTTTTTAcaactctttctttttccccactgaaTTAAGGTTTAACAAGTGCCCTAGAACGCCAGATGAAGGAAGCTGTCATTTGAAACATGTTAAGCTTTAAAGTCCCACTGGCTGGAGATGATTGGATTGGTTCCTTCGTTCTGGACGTGCCTGTTTCTCTTCAAATGGGTTCTTGACATTGACAAAGCACGGCTTCAGGAAGGCTTTCAGATTCATTACGGTCGCTGTGTGGAGGAAGTAGAGGGGTAACTTCCATGCAGAGCTTAAAAGGCACCTTAAAAGCAATTGCAAATTTCATTCCTGCTTGATACGTGACAGGAACAAGATTTTAGCTTCAGCTGCAAGCTCTGAGAACAAGAAAAGAGATTTAAAGTCCAAGCTGGCACCTAGATCTATCTAACCAGTCTCTGCTAATCACAGATTATAAATGAGACTTTCCTCTTAAAAGGAGGAAAACCCTCACTCCTCACCTTGCAGGGGTGTGTAGAGCTCAGCCACGAACACACAGCGGGGACCAGTGTGACAGGAGTCCCAAATGACTTCCCACTTCCCACCAAAGCAGAACTGCTGCTTCAGCAGGTTTTTTATTCCCCCCCTTGGGTACTTTCAGGAGACTGAGCCGCATTGCATTTCGCTGCCAAGGTGTTTTGATCGGGGTGTGTGAGCGCGCTGAGAAATCCCGAAGGGATGCGCTGCTTGCTGACGAGTGCCGTGCTTCTCTGTCCCCAGGATGCTGGATGACTTCTCCCACGAGTTAGACAGCACTCAGTCGCGCCTTGATAACGTCATGAAGAAACTCGCCAAAGTGTCTCACATGACGAGCGGTAGGTCCTGGGAAGTGGGATCCAGTCCTGGAAAGGGAGAGACAAGCCCTCGGGATCTTCGAGCCGGGACACTACGTGCTCCCACCCACCGACAGCCATCCCAGACCCGAGCagaggggaggcagcagctctcGGTGCTTGAAAGAGGGGGAAGACTTCCAAGCCCTGCAGCTGCTCCTGCCCAGACACTGCTCTGCAGCCTGTCCTTtgcctttgttttatttacagaTGCCTTTCTATTTACGCTGCTACTGCCGCGGTGGGAAAACCCCCTTCTAGATGGTAGGAAGGGAagctctgcagcctcctgctctgctgcagtttcccagcctgcctgcagaaCAAAAGCTTTCAAGGTGCCATAAAACACTCGCCACCGTGTGTGGCTTCCCCCGCACCAAACGCTTGCCAGCGGCAAGCTCCTTCCCAAATCCCACCTGCCCTTGGGCTGCTGGCGCCTGCCGGCCCGCAGGCCTGTTGTCGGTCAGATATATCTCTCAGCTGGCGGAGGAAAGAGGCGATTTCTGCGCCGGGGGAGGCTGAACCCGCAAGAAAAGTCCTTATAAGGCTGTGCCTGAAGCCGGTGGGCTGGCAGGGTGCCGCGGGTAGAGCAAACAGGAAGCCCGGCGTGCCTGCCGGGAAGTCCCCCGCCGACGGCTCGCCGCTGCGAGTGCTGGCGGTGCGCCCGGTGGTCGCCTCCTCCATTACCCCTGTCCCCGTGGGGTAGCTTGTGGAGGGAGCAGTGAGTTGGGAGGAGTGTTTCTGCTCTGCAGGATTAGGCTGGCTGGGGGATTTACGAGGTGGTGGAAATACAGCCCCAGAGAGACCAGTTGGAGCGCTGACAGTGCACTTTGGGTGCCCAGTGGCAGCACAACCGCTGGCAAACCTTGCGTACCAACCCTTTCCTCTGGGAAAAACGCTTCGATCGTTGCAGAGTGCTTCTGAGAGTTGCGAAAGAGCATTTCTGCTATCCCGGGCATCGCACGTGCCGGGGCTGACCAGGAGGGCTCTTCCCAGGGTAGCTGCTGTGCCCAGAAGTtggggggtggcagcagccctGTCCCCGCTGCTGCACCATCATCTCGCAGGGGCTTTCTCTCTGCCGTCGCAGATGGCTACGGACAGATAGCAGCTCTCGGAGGTGCTGCAGCGTTGAGCTTCTGCAGAGCACGTGCGGGGCCAGCGAGGTATAAAGATGTCCAGGGGAAGCCTCATTCCTGGCACTCTCCTAAGGGAGCTGCCACAAGCTCTTCCTGGCAGAGCTCTTTCGGGCAGCTTTCACCAGACCTCTTCTTGTTCCTCTAGCAAACAGGTTACTCCACGAATGAGCAGCAACACAGAGCAGCTTTCTGCTTGTTCCTCCCGGTTGCTTTTGAACCGGCTTATCAAATCTGTTTGAACTTGGTTGGGGAGAAGCCTCAAAATTCCCACAGCTGTCCCCAAAAATGGATGTATTCTGGAGGAGAAATGCTGTCGGCCCGTGGGCTGCAGTGGGGCATGC encodes the following:
- the STX6 gene encoding syntaxin-6 isoform X3, producing the protein MSMEDPFFVVKGEVQKAVNTAQGLFQRWTELLQDPSIATREEIDWTTNELRNNLRSIEWDLEDLDETINILSANPRKFNLDATELGIRKAFITSTRQVVRDMKDQMSNSSMQALAERKNRQALLGESGSQSWSSGPDKYSRLDRELQLANSHFIEEQQAQQQLIVEQQDEQLELVSGSIGVLKNMSQRIGGELEEQAVSTAVVCNYHPLRHLAGGAHPVFCPVMD
- the STX6 gene encoding syntaxin-6 isoform X2; the protein is MSMEDPFFVVKGEVQKAVNTAQGLFQRWTELLQDPSIATREEIDWTTNELRNNLRSIEWDLEDLDETISIVEANPRKFNLDATELGIRKAFITSTRQVVRDMKDQMSNSSMQALAERKNRQALLGESGSQSWSSGPDKYSRLDRELQLANSHFIEEQQAQQQLIVEQQDEQLELVSGSIGVLKNMSQRIGGELEEQAVMLDDFSHELDSTQSRLDNVMKKLAKVSHMTSDRRQWCAIIILFVILLVVLILFFVL
- the STX6 gene encoding syntaxin-6 isoform X1, yielding MSMEDPFFVVKGEVQKAVNTAQGLFQRWTELLQDPSIATREEIDWTTNELRNNLRSIEWDLEDLDETINILSANPRKFNLDATELGIRKAFITSTRQVVRDMKDQMSNSSMQALAERKNRQALLGESGSQSWSSGPDKYSRLDRELQLANSHFIEEQQAQQQLIVEQQDEQLELVSGSIGVLKNMSQRIGGELEEQAVMLDDFSHELDSTQSRLDNVMKKLAKVSHMTSDRRQWCAIIILFVILLVVLILFFVL